Proteins encoded together in one Microbacterium oxydans window:
- a CDS encoding LacI family DNA-binding transcriptional regulator: protein MKRASVTLHEVAAAAGVSIATVSRALNGKDRVSSRTAEHVAEVAERLGYRVNLIGRGLRAGTGATIGVVVPVISNPFYGELIHRLEDHLQRRGFDLVIADSHGDVERESDRLRMLVERRVEGVFVVPSDAELSFDAVADTARRVPLVQLDRHVLDLPADFIGVDNDEGIELAVAHVVSRGAERVVLVSGNDVTSVGRERRAAFEATVRTRSLPQEVNVFGEYLLEFGESAVRTLLARGPLPDAIVAGDDLVAAGVIAALKRAGTRVPEDVQVTGFDGTMLADVCEPRLTTVVQPFDDLAREATEALVRRMDDPDSPYVLRRLAPSLRVAESTSPAP, encoded by the coding sequence GTGAAGAGAGCGTCAGTCACGCTGCACGAGGTGGCCGCCGCTGCCGGAGTGTCCATCGCGACGGTCTCACGGGCCCTGAACGGCAAGGACCGCGTCTCGTCACGCACGGCCGAGCACGTCGCCGAGGTGGCCGAACGACTCGGATACCGGGTGAACCTCATCGGGCGCGGCCTGCGGGCCGGCACCGGGGCCACCATCGGCGTCGTCGTCCCCGTCATCAGCAACCCCTTCTACGGTGAGCTCATCCACCGCCTCGAGGACCATCTGCAGCGCCGCGGGTTCGACCTCGTCATCGCCGACTCCCACGGCGACGTCGAGCGCGAGAGCGACCGGCTGCGCATGCTGGTCGAGAGACGGGTCGAAGGCGTGTTCGTCGTCCCGTCGGATGCCGAGCTCTCCTTCGACGCGGTCGCCGACACCGCCCGCCGGGTTCCCCTCGTGCAGCTCGACCGTCACGTGCTCGACCTCCCGGCCGACTTCATCGGCGTGGACAACGACGAGGGCATCGAGCTCGCGGTCGCGCACGTGGTCTCCCGCGGGGCCGAGCGGGTCGTCCTGGTCTCGGGCAACGACGTGACCTCGGTCGGGCGCGAACGACGGGCGGCGTTCGAGGCGACCGTGCGCACGCGGTCCCTGCCGCAGGAGGTGAACGTCTTCGGGGAGTACCTGCTGGAGTTCGGTGAGAGCGCGGTGCGGACGCTGTTGGCCCGCGGCCCCCTCCCCGACGCGATCGTGGCGGGAGACGACCTGGTGGCCGCCGGTGTCATCGCCGCGCTGAAGCGCGCCGGCACGCGCGTGCCCGAAGACGTGCAGGTGACCGGCTTCGACGGCACCATGCTGGCGGATGTCTGCGAGCCGAGGCTGACGACCGTGGTGCAGCCCTTCGACGACCTCGCGCGAGAAGCCACCGAGGCGCTGGTGCGGAGGATGGACGACCCCGACTCGCCGTACGTGCTCCGCCGCCTCGCGCCGAGCCTCAGAGTGGCCGAGTCCACGTCGCCCGCCCCCTGA
- a CDS encoding MFS transporter: MTRQAEAVRTRSSVVPLMIALLAACLAFQLNASMLSPALVTMERELAATSTEIAATQTVFFTAAALFTLFLPRLGDLIGRRRVLVGMLLVMAVGCVVAALATNVPMLFIGRLIQGVSGPVVPLCLIMLRAQVKDPKAYGTLLGVVTAVNGGIAGGDALLGGYLATNHGFASIFWTMAGVAVVAALVVRSLAPETMADDRPRMDWWGALLLVVSVGSMLVAVNELGRLADADVVLVVVLAVVAIVSFLSFWKLQGTIRDPLVSTTQLRQRSTWALAATSLLTLSGIFAVMNGVVPALAQDSAMGLAMSAEEVSLWILMPYALAGLLMGPLSGRLAATLGYRTMLRIGLGGTVVVLGLMVANVDTSSRLVLLLLSVAVGITYAGIGNIMLNGLGVVLSPKERPGSLPGLNTGAINLGAGLSFVIIYAAQTSFAAASGDAAAGYVAALITGAVVLVGALVFSLFIPKPVHAELSR; this comes from the coding sequence ATGACCAGACAAGCAGAAGCGGTCCGCACCCGATCGAGCGTGGTGCCCCTGATGATCGCGCTCCTCGCCGCGTGCCTCGCGTTCCAGCTGAACGCCAGCATGCTGAGCCCGGCTCTCGTGACGATGGAGCGGGAGCTCGCGGCGACGTCGACCGAGATCGCGGCGACCCAGACCGTCTTCTTCACGGCTGCTGCGCTGTTCACCCTGTTCCTCCCGCGCCTGGGAGATCTGATCGGTCGGCGGCGCGTGCTGGTCGGGATGCTGCTGGTGATGGCGGTGGGCTGTGTCGTCGCGGCGCTGGCGACCAACGTCCCCATGCTCTTCATCGGCCGTCTCATCCAGGGCGTGTCCGGCCCGGTGGTCCCGCTGTGCCTGATCATGCTGCGCGCACAAGTGAAGGACCCGAAGGCCTACGGCACGCTGCTGGGCGTCGTGACGGCGGTCAACGGGGGGATCGCCGGCGGTGACGCGCTGCTCGGCGGGTATCTTGCGACCAACCACGGATTCGCCTCGATCTTCTGGACGATGGCGGGCGTCGCCGTGGTCGCCGCCCTCGTGGTGCGCTCCCTCGCCCCCGAGACCATGGCCGACGACCGGCCGCGAATGGACTGGTGGGGCGCGCTCCTGCTGGTGGTGTCGGTGGGCTCGATGCTCGTCGCGGTGAACGAGCTGGGCCGGCTGGCGGATGCGGATGTGGTGCTCGTCGTCGTCCTCGCGGTCGTGGCGATCGTTTCCTTCCTCTCCTTCTGGAAGCTCCAGGGCACGATCCGCGATCCTCTCGTCTCGACGACGCAGCTGCGGCAGCGCTCGACCTGGGCGCTGGCTGCGACCTCGCTCCTCACCCTCTCGGGGATCTTCGCGGTCATGAACGGCGTGGTCCCGGCGCTGGCGCAGGACTCGGCGATGGGCCTCGCCATGAGCGCGGAAGAGGTGTCCCTCTGGATCCTGATGCCGTACGCGCTCGCCGGACTGCTCATGGGTCCCCTCAGCGGCCGACTCGCCGCCACCCTCGGGTACCGCACGATGCTGCGGATCGGCCTGGGTGGCACGGTCGTCGTGCTCGGGCTCATGGTGGCGAACGTCGACACCTCTTCGCGGCTCGTGCTGCTGCTGCTCTCGGTCGCCGTCGGCATCACCTACGCGGGCATCGGCAACATCATGCTCAACGGTCTCGGCGTCGTGCTGTCCCCGAAGGAGCGTCCCGGTTCGCTTCCCGGCTTGAACACGGGCGCCATCAATCTCGGCGCGGGGCTGAGCTTCGTCATCATCTATGCCGCACAGACGTCGTTCGCCGCGGCGTCGGGTGACGCGGCAGCGGGCTATGTCGCCGCCCTCATCACGGGTGCCGTCGTGCTCGTCGGAGCGCTGGTCTTCTCGCTCTTCATCCCGAAGCCCGTACACGCGGAGCTGTCGCGATAG
- a CDS encoding class II aldolase/adducin family protein, with product MTTRVESLVEELMAVGADIVARGLALASGGNISARIDEDTFVVTGSGTWLDRLTPEDFSVMSLSGEVISGSASPSSEWKLHQRSYATRADVNAVVHVHPQHAVLLNALGHDVRLITLDHAYYVRSVGTTPYYPNGSDELADSAAEQAAHHDCIIMGHHGCSALGDSVSMAFRRALNLEEAATATYRALLLGDTETAFPAEALATLHHA from the coding sequence ATGACCACGCGTGTGGAATCCCTCGTCGAAGAACTGATGGCCGTCGGCGCCGACATCGTCGCCCGCGGACTCGCCCTCGCCTCCGGAGGCAACATCTCCGCCCGCATCGACGAGGACACTTTCGTGGTCACCGGCTCCGGCACCTGGCTCGACAGGCTCACGCCCGAGGACTTCTCGGTCATGAGCCTGTCGGGCGAGGTCATCAGCGGCTCCGCGAGCCCCTCCAGCGAGTGGAAGCTGCACCAGCGCAGCTATGCGACCCGCGCCGACGTGAACGCGGTGGTGCACGTGCACCCCCAGCACGCCGTGCTGCTCAACGCGCTCGGACACGACGTGCGCCTGATCACGCTCGACCATGCGTACTACGTCCGCTCGGTCGGGACCACGCCGTACTACCCGAACGGCTCCGACGAGCTCGCCGACTCCGCCGCGGAGCAGGCCGCGCATCACGACTGCATCATCATGGGCCACCACGGCTGCTCCGCACTGGGCGACTCGGTGAGCATGGCGTTCCGTCGGGCGCTCAACCTCGAAGAGGCCGCCACCGCGACCTACCGCGCCCTCCTCCTCGGCGACACCGAGACCGCCTTCCCCGCCGAGGCGCTCGCCACCCTGCACCACGCCTGA
- a CDS encoding MFS transporter, translating into MVTPATPPVEGRFARLLSSQGISRPIAWGFVALTIFMIGDGIEAGFLSPYLDERGFDGSQIALLWSVYGIVVAVAAWLSGALAEAWGPKRVMMLGFGIWVVFEVLFLVFGVMGGNFEIMLLAFGIRGLGYPMFAYGFLVWVTIDTDENVMGRAVGWYWFFSTLGLGVLSSYFAGAVIPIIGELATLWMALAFVVVGGLMVLVLLRNPVTKKVTVANSVKGVVSSLTIVATNPKVGVGGVVRIINTLSFYAFVVFLTTYMVRDVGFDLAQWQIIWGTMLAANVAANLLSGYLADWIGRVNVVAWAGGIGCFVTVLALFYVPTLIGPNFWITIAIAIVYGLALGMFVPLSAIVPLLAPKNKAAAVAILNLGAGLSQFIGPVIAGLAAPVGIEGTVWIIASLYLVGFALTFLLKAPKDAGDVVTANPAPSAVSA; encoded by the coding sequence ATGGTCACCCCCGCAACACCTCCCGTCGAAGGACGTTTCGCGCGCCTTCTCAGTTCGCAGGGCATCTCCCGCCCCATCGCCTGGGGCTTCGTCGCCCTGACGATCTTCATGATCGGAGACGGCATCGAGGCCGGCTTCCTCTCCCCGTACCTCGACGAGCGCGGGTTCGACGGCAGCCAGATCGCCCTGCTGTGGTCGGTGTACGGCATCGTCGTCGCGGTCGCCGCCTGGCTGAGCGGTGCGCTCGCCGAGGCGTGGGGCCCCAAGCGCGTCATGATGCTCGGCTTCGGCATCTGGGTCGTCTTCGAGGTGCTCTTCCTCGTCTTCGGCGTGATGGGCGGCAACTTCGAGATCATGCTCCTCGCCTTCGGCATCCGCGGGCTCGGCTACCCGATGTTCGCCTACGGATTCCTGGTGTGGGTCACGATCGACACCGACGAGAACGTGATGGGTCGCGCCGTCGGCTGGTACTGGTTCTTCTCCACGCTTGGCCTCGGCGTGCTCAGCTCCTACTTTGCCGGCGCGGTCATCCCGATCATCGGAGAGCTGGCCACGCTGTGGATGGCGCTCGCGTTCGTGGTGGTCGGCGGACTGATGGTCCTGGTGCTGCTGCGCAACCCGGTCACGAAGAAGGTAACCGTCGCGAACAGCGTCAAGGGCGTCGTCAGCTCCCTCACCATCGTCGCGACCAACCCGAAGGTCGGCGTCGGCGGCGTGGTCCGCATCATCAACACCCTCTCCTTCTACGCGTTCGTCGTCTTCCTCACCACGTACATGGTCCGTGACGTGGGCTTCGACCTCGCCCAGTGGCAGATCATCTGGGGCACGATGCTCGCCGCGAACGTCGCCGCGAACCTCCTCTCCGGCTACCTCGCCGACTGGATCGGCCGCGTCAACGTCGTGGCCTGGGCCGGCGGCATTGGCTGCTTCGTCACCGTCCTCGCGCTCTTCTACGTCCCCACGCTGATCGGTCCGAACTTCTGGATCACGATCGCGATCGCCATCGTCTACGGCCTCGCGCTGGGCATGTTCGTGCCGCTGTCCGCGATCGTCCCGCTGCTCGCACCGAAGAACAAGGCCGCCGCGGTCGCGATCCTGAACCTCGGCGCCGGCCTCAGCCAGTTCATCGGCCCGGTCATCGCCGGTCTCGCCGCACCCGTCGGCATCGAGGGCACGGTCTGGATCATCGCCTCGCTCTACCTGGTCGGCTTCGCCCTGACGTTCCTGCTGAAGGCGCCGAAGGACGCGGGTGACGTCGTGACGGCGAACCCCGCTCCGTCCGCCGTCAGCGCCTGA
- a CDS encoding NAD(P)-dependent oxidoreductase → MTEQSRPKVLITAPFDAAIADSLADAFDVTLVDPTMDGGSLADRGVDESLAAADVVIAELDVVDEAALAKAPDLKAVVSCRAKPANVDLDACTARGIPVFTTPGRNAGVTADLSFALLLATVRKVSESERWLRAGNWSERDVFEPYEIFRSIGLDGRTLGVLGGGAVGRRMVSRARGFGMTVKVYDPFLAPDAFGDEASVVSLDEVLSTSDIVTVHVPLMPETEGLLGERELALLRPDAFLINAGRAAIIDEQALMTVLREHRIAGAGFDVFYEEPLPRDHELFTFDDVTMTPHIAGASDDVIVEHSRIAAAALRAWLAGQRVPGTANEKALAAAG, encoded by the coding sequence ATGACTGAACAGTCCCGCCCGAAGGTGCTCATCACCGCTCCGTTCGACGCCGCGATCGCCGACTCCCTCGCCGACGCCTTCGACGTCACGCTGGTCGACCCGACCATGGACGGCGGATCGCTCGCGGACCGCGGGGTCGACGAGTCGCTCGCTGCGGCGGACGTCGTGATCGCCGAGCTCGACGTCGTCGACGAGGCGGCCCTCGCCAAGGCGCCCGACCTCAAGGCCGTCGTGTCGTGCCGCGCCAAGCCGGCGAACGTCGACCTCGACGCCTGCACGGCGCGCGGCATCCCCGTCTTCACCACTCCCGGTCGCAACGCCGGCGTCACGGCCGACCTGAGCTTCGCACTGCTCCTGGCCACCGTGCGCAAGGTGAGCGAGTCCGAGCGCTGGCTGCGCGCGGGCAACTGGAGCGAGCGCGACGTGTTCGAGCCGTACGAGATCTTCCGCTCCATCGGCCTCGACGGCCGCACCCTCGGCGTCCTCGGCGGCGGGGCCGTCGGCCGCCGCATGGTCTCCCGCGCCCGGGGCTTCGGCATGACCGTCAAGGTGTACGACCCCTTCCTCGCCCCGGATGCGTTCGGCGACGAGGCCAGCGTGGTCTCCCTCGACGAGGTGCTCTCCACGTCTGACATCGTCACGGTCCACGTGCCCCTGATGCCGGAGACCGAGGGCCTGCTGGGTGAGCGCGAGCTCGCGCTGCTGCGCCCCGACGCGTTCCTGATCAACGCCGGCCGCGCGGCCATCATCGACGAGCAGGCCCTGATGACCGTGCTGCGCGAGCACCGGATCGCCGGCGCCGGATTCGACGTCTTCTACGAGGAGCCGCTCCCCCGCGACCACGAGCTGTTCACCTTCGACGACGTCACGATGACGCCGCACATCGCGGGGGCATCCGACGACGTCATCGTCGAGCACTCGCGCATCGCCGCCGCCGCTCTGCGCGCCTGGCTCGCCGGTCAGCGGGTCCCCGGCACCGCGAACGAGAAGGCGCTCGCCGCCGCGGGCTAG
- a CDS encoding FGGY-family carbohydrate kinase: MQSRTRIILGVDAGTTSVKTVAFDLDGRIASVSRSSVRVQRSDDGRAEADMDHIWDAAASTITAVVEEIGDAEIVALGVTGQGDGAWLVDADGRPAGPAALWLDGRAHARLDDWLGDGRADAVHEATGSPLFAGALPILVDELMAADPSLRDCAATQLNCKDWLRFKLTGRRATDPSEASRTYLHTGTGAYADGLFAALGQEHVRDLLPEVLDPQQIAGPVDPHVAAALGLPEGLPVVVGVVDTAAAGVGLGVLDDGRGYAILGTTSLVGINHASRADVRTESSIVLATGRGSQVLESMAPMTGTPNLDWVRATLGLDDEDWVVVEKQAVAVPPGSGGVIYLPYGAPSGERAPFFAPDASASWLGMSVTTTSGQLLRSVYEGLAFSLRESTEALGLDGPLLVCGGGSDSDLLCAILADVTARDIVRQDEPEVGARGVATLAMAAVGLADDLHDASRRLTPSTTTFRPDSARVALYDEAYSLFIATRDALRPHWPGLRHLRESAGHADPSASHAH; encoded by the coding sequence GTGCAGAGCCGCACTCGCATCATCCTCGGCGTCGACGCCGGGACCACCTCGGTGAAGACCGTCGCGTTCGACCTCGACGGCCGCATCGCGAGCGTGTCCCGCTCGAGCGTCCGCGTCCAGCGCTCGGACGACGGCCGCGCCGAAGCCGACATGGATCACATCTGGGATGCCGCGGCATCCACCATCACGGCGGTCGTCGAGGAGATCGGCGATGCCGAGATCGTGGCGCTCGGCGTGACCGGCCAGGGTGACGGCGCCTGGCTCGTCGACGCCGACGGACGGCCGGCAGGCCCCGCCGCGCTCTGGTTGGACGGACGCGCCCACGCGCGACTGGACGACTGGCTGGGCGACGGACGCGCCGACGCCGTGCACGAGGCCACCGGCTCGCCCCTGTTCGCCGGCGCGCTGCCGATCCTCGTCGACGAGCTGATGGCCGCCGACCCGAGCCTCCGCGACTGCGCCGCCACCCAGCTCAACTGCAAGGACTGGCTGCGCTTCAAGCTCACGGGTCGCCGCGCGACCGATCCGAGCGAGGCGTCTCGCACCTACCTCCACACCGGCACGGGAGCGTACGCCGACGGACTCTTCGCCGCGCTCGGACAGGAGCACGTGCGCGACCTGCTCCCCGAGGTGCTCGACCCGCAGCAGATCGCCGGACCGGTCGACCCCCACGTGGCGGCGGCTCTGGGCCTGCCCGAAGGTCTGCCCGTCGTCGTCGGCGTGGTGGACACCGCGGCTGCCGGTGTGGGACTCGGCGTCCTCGACGACGGCCGCGGCTACGCCATCCTCGGCACCACGAGCCTCGTCGGCATCAACCACGCGTCGCGTGCGGACGTGCGCACCGAGTCGAGCATCGTCCTGGCCACCGGTCGCGGCAGCCAGGTGCTGGAATCGATGGCGCCGATGACCGGAACCCCCAACCTCGACTGGGTGCGCGCCACGCTGGGCCTCGACGACGAGGACTGGGTCGTCGTCGAGAAGCAGGCCGTCGCCGTGCCTCCCGGGAGCGGTGGGGTCATCTACCTCCCCTACGGCGCGCCGAGCGGGGAACGGGCGCCCTTCTTCGCGCCCGATGCCTCGGCCTCCTGGCTCGGCATGAGCGTGACCACGACCTCGGGTCAGCTGCTGCGCAGCGTGTACGAGGGCCTCGCCTTCAGCCTGCGCGAATCGACCGAGGCGCTGGGTCTCGACGGCCCCCTCCTCGTGTGCGGCGGAGGCTCGGACTCCGACCTCCTCTGCGCGATCCTCGCCGACGTCACGGCGCGCGACATCGTCCGCCAGGACGAGCCCGAGGTCGGTGCCCGGGGAGTCGCGACGCTCGCGATGGCGGCGGTCGGCCTGGCGGACGACCTCCACGACGCCTCGCGACGCCTGACGCCGTCGACCACCACCTTCCGCCCGGACTCCGCACGCGTCGCCCTGTATGACGAGGCGTACTCCCTCTTCATCGCCACGCGCGACGCGCTGCGGCCGCACTGGCCCGGACTCCGTCACCTGCGCGAGAGCGCGGGCCACGCGGATCCTTCGGCGTCCCACGCTCACTGA
- a CDS encoding sugar-binding transcriptional regulator has protein sequence MLMGRVARMYYELGLTHQEIADALGLSRVRVTRLLAEARDSGMVEIIVHVEESLFAAEEQALLNRFGLRQAWIAPSVDDPAKASRAMATVGAEALASVIEKDTTVAMGLSTAVAAVVEAFPARALGARFVPLTGSSSGLAHGANPHELTIALAQRTDGSAFHLPAPLVAATPQAAESAYADPGVRDVLARAAEATTLIAGIGSTHDTRGLLFGSLSENERTALLEAGAIGDIGGRFFDASGAPVRGELDARVVGLDLDQLRAIPHRLAIAAGAAKVEAVRAALASGMVNMLVTDSNTVTALLS, from the coding sequence ATGCTGATGGGTCGCGTGGCGCGCATGTACTACGAGCTGGGGCTCACGCACCAGGAAATCGCCGACGCGCTCGGTCTGTCCCGTGTCCGGGTGACGAGGCTCCTCGCCGAGGCCCGCGACTCCGGCATGGTCGAGATCATCGTGCACGTGGAGGAATCGCTCTTCGCCGCCGAGGAGCAGGCCCTCCTCAACCGCTTCGGGCTGCGTCAGGCTTGGATCGCCCCGAGCGTCGACGACCCCGCGAAGGCGTCGAGGGCGATGGCCACGGTGGGCGCCGAGGCGCTCGCGAGCGTCATCGAGAAGGACACCACCGTCGCGATGGGTCTCTCCACCGCGGTGGCCGCCGTGGTGGAGGCGTTCCCGGCCCGCGCGCTGGGCGCCCGTTTCGTGCCGCTCACCGGGTCGAGCAGCGGACTCGCCCACGGCGCCAACCCGCACGAGCTGACCATCGCGCTCGCACAGCGGACGGACGGCTCGGCGTTCCACCTGCCGGCCCCGCTCGTCGCCGCGACACCGCAGGCCGCCGAGAGCGCCTACGCCGATCCGGGCGTGCGCGATGTGCTGGCGCGCGCCGCGGAGGCGACCACTCTGATCGCGGGCATCGGCAGCACCCACGACACCCGCGGACTCCTGTTCGGGTCGCTGAGCGAGAACGAGCGCACCGCACTCCTCGAAGCCGGCGCGATCGGCGACATCGGGGGTCGGTTCTTCGACGCCTCCGGAGCTCCGGTGCGCGGAGAGCTCGATGCACGCGTCGTCGGACTCGACCTCGACCAGCTCCGCGCCATCCCGCACCGCCTGGCGATCGCCGCGGGCGCGGCGAAGGTGGAGGCGGTGCGGGCGGCCCTCGCCAGCGGCATGGTCAACATGCTCGTCACCGACTCGAACACCGTCACCGCCCTGCTCAGCTGA
- a CDS encoding aldehyde dehydrogenase family protein produces MTTAPTHITIDPDISEATKRFLAQPPRLLIDGELVEAHSGRTIDIVDPGTGAVIARSAAADAVDADRAVQAARRAFAPDAPWRRMSALDRGRIILRLARLLEERADEFVELEVLDGGKLKGAAASVDLPLAINHFEYFGGWPSKIEGNTIPVSITDAMVRTERVPVGVVAQIVPWNYPLLMGVWKIAPALAAGCTIVMKPAENTPLSLLRLGQLALEAGMPKGVLNILTGYGAEAGEALVDHPDVDKVAFTGSTAVGTRIAQRAAPMVKRVTLELGGKSPNIIFDDSPVEEAAAAAASAIFFNAGQACAAGSRLYVQKRSYDDVVGRLADIASSMTVGHGFDPSAQIGPVISTRQHERVLGYIDGAQEQGATVAAGGSAFPDAAIPGGYYIRPTVLTDVDDTFAAVREEIFGPVVVAQPFDDIDEIARRANDSPYGLAAGIWTRDITKANRLAGLLQAGTVYINMYGATDAAAPFGGFKMSGYGRDMGHANLESYLETRTVWTNLGH; encoded by the coding sequence ATGACGACCGCCCCCACGCACATCACCATCGATCCCGACATCAGCGAGGCGACCAAGCGCTTCCTCGCCCAGCCGCCACGGCTGCTCATCGACGGCGAGCTCGTCGAGGCGCACTCCGGTCGCACCATCGACATCGTCGACCCGGGCACGGGTGCGGTCATCGCCCGTTCGGCAGCCGCGGACGCGGTGGACGCCGACCGCGCGGTGCAGGCCGCCCGCCGCGCCTTCGCCCCCGACGCGCCCTGGCGACGCATGAGCGCCCTCGACCGCGGCCGGATCATCCTGCGGCTCGCCCGCCTCCTGGAGGAGCGCGCCGACGAGTTCGTCGAGCTCGAGGTGCTCGACGGGGGCAAGCTCAAGGGGGCGGCGGCATCCGTCGATCTGCCCCTCGCGATCAACCACTTCGAGTACTTCGGCGGATGGCCGTCGAAGATCGAGGGCAACACGATCCCTGTGTCGATCACCGACGCGATGGTGCGCACCGAGCGCGTTCCGGTCGGCGTCGTGGCCCAGATCGTGCCGTGGAACTACCCGCTCCTCATGGGTGTGTGGAAGATCGCGCCGGCACTCGCCGCCGGCTGCACCATCGTCATGAAGCCCGCGGAGAACACGCCGCTCTCGCTCCTGCGCCTGGGCCAGCTCGCGCTCGAGGCGGGCATGCCGAAGGGCGTGCTGAACATCCTCACCGGTTACGGCGCCGAGGCCGGCGAGGCACTCGTCGACCACCCCGACGTCGACAAGGTCGCCTTCACCGGCTCCACCGCGGTCGGCACCCGCATCGCCCAGCGCGCGGCCCCCATGGTCAAGCGCGTGACGCTCGAGCTCGGCGGCAAGAGCCCGAACATCATCTTCGACGACAGCCCCGTCGAGGAGGCCGCGGCGGCCGCGGCCAGCGCGATCTTCTTCAACGCGGGCCAGGCCTGCGCCGCCGGGTCGCGCCTCTACGTGCAGAAGCGCTCGTACGACGACGTCGTGGGCCGCCTGGCCGACATCGCCTCGTCCATGACGGTCGGCCACGGCTTCGACCCGTCCGCGCAGATCGGTCCGGTCATCTCCACCCGTCAGCACGAGCGGGTGCTCGGCTACATCGACGGCGCCCAGGAGCAGGGCGCGACGGTCGCCGCCGGCGGGTCCGCGTTCCCCGATGCCGCGATCCCGGGCGGGTACTACATCCGCCCCACGGTCCTGACGGATGTGGACGACACCTTCGCCGCCGTGCGGGAGGAGATCTTCGGACCCGTCGTCGTGGCGCAGCCGTTCGACGACATCGATGAGATCGCCCGCCGTGCGAACGACTCCCCCTACGGTCTCGCGGCGGGCATCTGGACGCGCGACATCACGAAGGCGAACCGCCTGGCCGGGCTCCTGCAGGCGGGCACGGTCTACATCAACATGTACGGCGCGACCGATGCGGCGGCTCCGTTCGGCGGGTTCAAGATGTCGGGCTACGGCCGCGACATGGGCCATGCCAACCTGGAGTCGTACCTGGAGACGCGCACCGTCTGGACGAACCTCGGGCACTGA
- a CDS encoding nucleoside hydrolase has protein sequence MTIPVLLDCDPGHDDVFAIWLAAGNDAIDLRGVTTVGGNGYLEHTTRNARIALTVAGVTDVPVAAGAAKPLTRELTPGSWIHGDNALGGPVLPEPTVPLDSRPAVRFLADTLAASSEPITVIPTGPLTNIALLLQEHPDVKEQIKEIIWMGGSTGRGNVGAYPEFNAWADPEAAAVVFASGVPLTMVGLNISHQALITEGVIQRIAAVGNTTSAFGIELLRFFCSTYEKAEGMPEGPLHDPITVAIAIDRAVATVQRTHVDIETAGEFTAGATCVDLHDMLGKEPNADVAITLDVERFWDLVTDAVGALA, from the coding sequence ATGACCATCCCCGTCCTTCTCGACTGCGATCCCGGCCACGACGACGTCTTCGCCATCTGGCTCGCGGCCGGAAACGACGCCATCGACCTCCGCGGTGTGACCACCGTCGGGGGCAACGGCTACCTCGAGCACACCACCCGCAACGCGCGCATCGCCCTCACCGTCGCGGGGGTCACGGACGTCCCCGTCGCAGCGGGCGCAGCGAAGCCGCTCACCCGCGAGCTGACCCCCGGTTCGTGGATCCACGGCGACAACGCTCTCGGCGGCCCGGTCCTGCCGGAGCCCACGGTCCCCCTGGACTCCCGTCCTGCCGTGCGGTTCCTGGCCGACACGCTCGCGGCGTCGTCCGAGCCGATCACCGTGATCCCCACGGGCCCGCTCACCAACATCGCACTCCTCCTCCAGGAGCACCCCGACGTGAAGGAGCAGATCAAGGAGATCATCTGGATGGGTGGCTCGACCGGTCGGGGGAACGTCGGCGCGTACCCGGAGTTCAACGCGTGGGCTGATCCGGAAGCTGCCGCGGTGGTGTTCGCCTCGGGCGTGCCCCTGACCATGGTGGGGCTCAACATCTCGCACCAGGCCCTGATCACCGAAGGCGTGATCCAGCGGATCGCCGCCGTCGGGAACACGACCTCGGCGTTCGGCATCGAGCTGCTGCGCTTCTTCTGCAGCACCTACGAGAAGGCGGAAGGCATGCCGGAGGGGCCGCTCCACGACCCCATCACCGTCGCGATCGCGATCGACCGTGCGGTCGCAACGGTTCAGCGCACCCACGTCGACATCGAGACGGCGGGCGAGTTCACCGCCGGAGCGACCTGCGTCGATCTCCACGACATGCTGGGAAAGGAGCCGAACGCCGACGTCGCGATCACTCTCGACGTGGAGCGGTTCTGGGACCTGGTGACCGATGCTGTCGGCGCACTGGCCTGA